Sequence from the Actinomyces slackii genome:
CATGGATTCTTCAGCCCATGACCATGCGCGGCATCACCGCGCGCAACCGCCTGTGGCTGCCGCCCATGTGCATGTACTGCGTCGAGGCGGCCGATGGCGTCCCCACCGACTGGCACGCCGTCCACTACGCCACCCGCGCCCAGGGAGGCTTCGGCACGATCATCGTCGAGGCCACGGCCGTGACCCCCGAGGGGCGCCTGTCCCCCATGGACCTGGGCCTGTGGGAGGACGCCCAGGTCGAGGGGCACCGCCGGCTGGTCGAGGCCATTCGCGCCGGCGGCTCGATCCCCGGCATCCAGCTGGGCCACGGCGGCCGCAAGTCCGGGACTCCCCCGATGCGGCCCAGGGTCCCCGGGGCCAGGCAGGGCACCCTGGAGGGCTGGGAGCTGTGGGCCCCCTCCCCCGTCGCCTTCCCTGGGCACGCCGTGCCCACTGAGCTCGACGTCGCCGGCATCGACCGCCTCGTGGAGGCCTTTGCCGCGGCCGCCCGCCGCGCCGTCGAGGCCGGCTATGAGGTCATCGAGCTCCACGGCGCCCACGGCTACCTCATCCATGAGTTCCTCTCGCCGCTGTCCAACCGGCGCGGTGACGGCTACGGGGGCGACGCCCAGGGCCGGCGCCGCTTCCCGTTGCGGGTCGTCGAGGCGGTGCGCGAGGCGATCGGTGAGGGCACGGTCCTGGACATCCGGCTGTCGGCCACCGACTGGGACGAGGCGGGGCTCAGCGGCCAGGAGACCGCCGAGTTCGCCCAGGAGCTGGTGGGCGCCGGCGTCGACGTCCTGCACATCTCCAGCGGCGGCAATGTTCCGGCGGACATCCCGGTGGGCCCCGGCTACCAGCTGGGCCTGGCCGCCCAGGTCAGGCAGGCGGTGGCCGGGGGCGCGCAGGTGGTGGGGGTCGGGCTCATCGAGGACGCCTCCCAGGCCGAGCAGGCCCTGGCCACCGGACAGGCCGACGCGATCGCCGTGGGCCGCGCCGCCCTGCGCGACCCCTACCTGCCGCTGCGCTGGGCGGCCGACCTGGGCGCCAAGGCCTGGGACGAGGCCCCCTGGCCCATCCAGTACTGGCGCGCCACCTGGCGGTAGGCGGGTCAGCGGGGCTCGCCCCTGCCCCGCGCCGCCCCAAAGACCGGCCCTGAGGACCCGCGGCGACCGTTGTGGAGGATATTCGCCTTCCCAACCTTCCAGTAGCGAGAAGTAACTATGCGCTGACCTGCGATCCCGCAGGGACGACAGACTGCTCCCACGCTTAATCCCCTCCGAAACGGTCACCGACGGCCCAGTGGGGAGGGGCCTAGATGTACTTCCCCGTGAGGTTGTGTACGCGTTGTGATGGGGTTTGGCCTCCGATGCCGGTGTGGGGTCGGTGGTGATTGTAGTGGTGGAGCCAGTCGTTGTAGGCGGCGGCTCGCTCGGCCTCGTTGGTGTAGGGCCTGGCGTAGGCCCACTCGGTGGCCAGGGTGCGGTTGAAGCGCTCGACCTTGCCGTTGGTCTGGGGGCGGTAGGGGCGGGTGTAGCGGTGCTTGATCCCGGTGTCCTGGAGCAGTTGGTTGAATGCTGCGGAGCGGTAGCAGGCACCGTTATCGGTCATCACGGCGCTGACACCCACCCCCAGGTCCGCGAAGAACGCGCTGGCGCGCCTCCAGAAGGCGGTTACGGTCTCCTTGCGCTCATCGTCGAGGATCTCGCAATACGCCACCCGGGAGTAGTCGTCCACGGCGTGGTGGAGGTAGCGGTAGCCGCGTGAGGGGCTGGCGCCCTTCCTGGCGGCGCGGTCGCGGGCCCGGCCTGAGGATTTGTCGGCCGCCGAGCCGCGCCCGTGGGCTCTCCACCCGCCTCCTTGTGGGATGCGGCCGAGCTTCTTGATGTCGAGATGCACCAGCTGCCCGGGGCGCTTCTTCTCGTAGCGCGCCGGCGCCGGGCGGCGAACAGGCAGCCCGGTGGCCTGGTCGATGTGGGCCAGTAGGGGCATGCGGTAGCGCGACAGGACCCGCCCGACTGTGGAGCGGTGCAGATTCAGGTGATAGGCGATCCTGTGCTCTCCCCAGCGGCGCGTGAATCTCATAGCGATGATCCGCCGCTCGGTCTTGGAGGGCAGGCGCCCCGGCGAGGTGGAGGGTCGACTGGAGCGGTCGATCAGCGCCTCGCCGGCCCGGTAGCGATCGGCCCATCGCTTGACGGTGGCCGGGCTGACCTGTAGGCGCTCAGCGACTCGCCGCAGCGGCCAGCCCTCCTCGACGACCAGAACAGCGAGACGTCGACGCCCCTCAGGCGTCAAAGGCGAGTTAGCGTGGACCATGAGGGCCTCCGGTTCAGTGATGCGAGCATTGACAACCCACATCCTGCCGGAGGCCCTCACTCACCACCCACCCCGTTCACAACCTCCCAAGGAAGTACACCTAGACGCCCGAGTGGTCGAGCGCCTCGAGGTAGACCCAGCGCCCGCCGCGGCGCACGAATCGCGAGCGCTCGACCAGCTCATCCTCGACCACGCCCCCGCGCCCGTCCCCGGTGCGATAGCGGGCGGTGAAGGACACCTCGCCCTCCTCATCCCCGGGCCCGCCGCCCGCCGTGGACTCGATGCGCAGGCCCAGCCACTGGGTTCCCGGGTGGCAGTAGGGCCCCGGCGGGCGGGTGCGCGGATGCCAGCTGCGGAAGAGGTGGTCCTCATCGCCGAGGACGAAGGCCGAGTACCGCGAACGCATGAGCGCCTCGGCGCTGGGGGCGGGGGCGCCGTCATGGATGGGCTCGCAGCACGTCCGGTAGGCGCAGGGGCTGCCACAGGGGCAGGGGGCGGCGGGCTGGGCGCCGGCGGCGCGCACCGGCGAGTCCTGGGGGCGCCGGGCCCCATCGGGGCGGGCCATCCTCAGGCCCCCTGCCAGTAGGCGGCCAGGGCCTGGGCCAGCCAGGGCCCGTCGCTCACCCCGGCCATCTCCCTCAGGGAGTGCATGGCGAGCAGGGGCTGGCCGACGTCGACCGTCGTGATCCCCAGGCGCGTGGCCGTGATGGGGCCGATGGTCGAGCCGCAGGGGACGGTGTTGTTGGACACGAAGTCCTGATGGGGCACCCCTGCGGCCCGGCAGGCCCTCTCCCACAGAGCAGCGCCCACGGCGTCGGTGGCGTAGCGCTGCTGGGCGTTGATCTTCAGCAGAGGGCCGGCGTTGATGAGGGGCTGGACGGCGGGGTCGTGCAGGTGGGGCTGGCCGGGGTGGACGCTGTGCCCGGCGTCGGCACTGATGCACCAGGAGCGGGCGATGAGGGCCTCCACGCCGTCGCCCCTAAGGCCCATGGCGCCGGCCAGGCGCCGCAGGATGGACTCCAGGAAGGGCCCCGCCGCCCCCGAGCGGGTGGCCGAGCCGACCTCCTCATGATCGAAGGCCACCATGACCGCCGGGTCCTGGGGGCCGGGGCCGGCGGCGATGGCCTCCAGGGCCACCAGGGCGGCGTGGACGGAGGAGAGGTTGTCCAGACGGGCGGAGGCCAGGAACTCGCCATCGCGCCCGAAGCGCGCCGGGGCCTCGGTGGGGAAGGTGAGGATGTCGTGGCCGGCCAGGTCGGCGGGGTCGATGCCGGCGACCTGGCACAGGTAGTGCTCGACGGCGTCGGGGGCCGAGTCCTGGGCCTCCAGGGACCACAGGGGCAGCAGGGCGCTCTGGCGGTCCAGGCGCAGGCCGTCGTTGACGCTGCGATCCAGGTGCGGGGCGACCTGGGCGACTCGGGCGATGGGCCCGGTGCGCACCAGGTGGGTGGCGCCGTCGCGGGTGGTCAGCCGGCCGGCCAGGCCGAGCTCGCGGTCCAGGAAGGAGTTGAGCAGGGGGCCGCCGTAGACCTCGGCGTTGATGAGCTGCCAGCCGGCGCGGGTGATGGCGGCGGCGGGCTTGAGCTTCAGGGCCGGGGAGTCGGTGTGGGCGCCCACGATCCGCATGCCCGCGGCGGGGCCGAGGGTCTCGGGCAGGATCCAGGCGGCCAGGGCGCCGTCGCGCACCACCCAGCCGCGACGGGGCAGGGACTCGTCCCAGGCCTGGGTCTCGTGGACCTGGGTCAGGCCCGCGGCGCTGAGGCGCTCGGCGCCATGGGCGGCGGCGTGGTAGGAGGAGGGGGAGGCGATGACGAACTCGATGAGGGAGGCGGTGTAGGCATCCGGGTCGTGCAGGACGGCCCGGGGGGCGGGGGCCGACGGCGCAGCGGGGGTCATCGCAGAGTGCGTCATGGCCCCAGTCTTCCATGTCCTCGATGCCCTCCACGCCCCTTCCCCGGGCGGGCAGGGGATTGGGGCAGGATGGGTCCGTGAGTGATGACCAGCCCATTGTGCCCGCCAGCGCCAGCCCTATCCGCGCCGTCCTGCTGGATGCCGACGGCGTCCTGCAGATCATCGGCACCCCGTGGGTTGAGGCCCTGTCCCAGGTGGGGGGCGAGGCCTTCGCCCACGCCCTGCTGAACGGGGAGGAGGATGCCCAGACCGGGCGCGAGTCCCTCATGGCGCTGCTTGAGCGCATGGTCGAGCGCTTCGAGGTGGCCACCCCGGCCCAGGAGATCCTGTCCCTGTGGCACCGCGCTGAGCCCGACCCGCTGGCCTGGCAGGTGGCCCGTGATCTGCGCGCAGCCGACTACATCACGGTGCTGGCCACCAACCAGCAGCCCGAGCGGCGCGACTGGATGCGCGGCGTCGTGGGCTACGACGGCCTGTGCGATATGAGCGCCTACTCCTGCGAGCTGGGGGTGGCCAAGCCGGATCCGGCCTATTTCCTGCGGGTCCTGGAGCTGGCGGGGGTGAGGGCCGATGAGGCCCTGTTCGTCGATGACAACGCCGCCAACGTCTCCACCGCCCGCGATCTGGGGATCCGCACGGTGCACCACCCGGCCGACGCCGGGGGCGAGCTGCTGCGCAAGGAGATCATCGAGGCGCTGGCCTGAGCGGGCCGCCCCGCCTCCTTCGTGGGGAGGAGCCCCCTGGGCGCTGCATCTCATCCCTTCGGGGACTTGCCCAACCGCGCCGGTGGGGGAAGACTCGCCCTTGACCCCTGGATTCGAGGTGCATGAGAGGACGGCCATGGCAAGCACGACGGCGCAGGTCTCCAGTCTCGACCCGAGGCTGCCTGAGAGCCCTGACCGCCAGGCCGCGCCGGCCTCCCGCCTGGCACCCGCCCGTTTCCACAGGCTCATCCACGCGATCCACCGGGTGCTGCCGGGGCCGCTGCGGCGCAGGGTGCCGGTGACCTTCGTGGGCTATGCGATCATCAACGGCTCGGCCTTCCTCCTGGACATTGCCTTCCTGTGGTTCTTCTACGAGAAGCTGCACTGGCTCTACCCCGTCGCGGTGACCGTCGGATACGCGATCGCGGGCCTCTACTCCCTGCTGCTGAACCGATGGCTGAACTTCCAGGCCCATGGGCACCTGGTGGCCCAGGGGTCGCGCTACGCCGTCGGGCTGGTAGCCCAGTACGTCATCTTCATCCTGGGGCTGTCCACCTTCCTGCACTGGATGGGCATGAATGCCGAGCTGGCGAGGTTCCTGTCGGCCTGCTGCGAGGGGGTCTTCCTCTACGTGCTGCTGAAGATCTGGGTCTTCCGGGGAACCCCGGAGCCCTCCACGGCCTCCCCTGCGTCGAGGTAGACATTTTCCGCCGAGGTCGACGGCGAATGCGTCTACCTCGGCGGAAAATGTCTACCTCGGCGCGATGATGGGCGCGAACGACCAACATGCCCGCGTGGTGCGGGTGGGCCCGCCGAACTCGGTGAAGCCCGCGTCCGTGACCTCCACCGGGCGGCGCACCTCCTCCCACTGGCGGCGCTCCGGGTGGACGACGCGCACCCGGCAGCCCCGATCGGCCCACTGACCACGCAGCTGCTCGGGCATATCCGGGTGCTCCCAGGCCAGCTGGGCGGCATGGGCGCACTGAGCCACCAGCTTTCCCGAGGTCATCTCATGGAGCGGCGTGACCTCGACGGTCACCAGGGCGCCCGCCGACATCGACTCCGCTCCGAGCTCGAATCCGCTCGCCTCCCCCTGGGGGCCCCTGGCCCGCGCGGGGGACGGGGGAGGCTCCGCGCCGTCGGGGAAGTGCGTGCCCTCGACCTGCGTCTTGGCCAGCGCCGCGGGCAGGGGCCGGACGGGTCCGGGGACCAGGGCCCGGGCGGCGGCCTGGCCCCAGCCGCGCGGGCCGTCCTGGATCACGGTGACCCCGTCCAGCTCCTGGACCTCCTCCCAGCGCTTGCCCCGGGCTCGGCGCACGATCTTGCGGATGCGCCCCGCGCGCCAGTGGTCAACGGCCTCGTGCCAGGGCCCGCCCGGGGCGGCCTGCGGGGAGGCCAGGAGCTGGACGACGGCGCGGGCGGCGGCCTCGGCCACGTCGACGCGCCGAGCGGGATGGACCTTGTCGTAGCGCACGGCGATCTGCATGGCCCAGGGCACGGGATGGTCGGCCGGCAGGTCCTGGAGCGGGTCGCCGGGAGCGTGATCGGATTCCACGCCCCGAGCCTATGACGCCCCGGATCCTCGTATCCTGCCTATCTCCGGCCCATCCTGCGGGATGGGGACCGGAACTCGGACTCATCCGCGGGCAGGACACTTCCCGTGGGCGGTGGGCATCTAAGATCTCGGCCCATGAGTGATAGCCCGCCCGCCTCCCCACCCCCGGCTGGTCCACCAGCCCCGCCCCCAGGGCCTCAGCCCCAGGCTGTTGCGCCCGCCCCTGCCAATCCCTATGGCGGCCCGGCTGGCGGCCCGGCTCCCCAGCAGGCCCCCGCGGCCCTCCTGCGCCCGACCGCCCTCAACGGCGCCACCACGCACGGGGTCTGGGGGATCCGCCCCCTGCGCCACCCCAAGGAGATCCCGATGCTCATCGTGGCGGCGGTCCTGGCGGCGCTCATCTACCTGACCTGGATCGTCCTGCTGGTGTGGCTGAGCCAGGGCCCCGCCGTGGAGCCGGGCACGATGCCGGCCAAGATCCACGAGTTGGTCACCGGCACCACCGGGATGGAGCTCCTCGCGATCCTGCCGGTCCTGCCCTTCTTCGTGTGGGTGGGGCGCGCCATGCTGTACGCGCGGGCGCGGGCCAATGCCGTCCAGATGAGCCCCACGCAGTTCCCCGAGGGCTACCGGATGGTGGTCGAGGCCGCCCAGAGCTTCGGCCTGCGCCGGGTCCCCGACGCCTACGTCGCGCTGGGCAACGGGAGTATCAACGCCTTCGCCTCGGGCCATGGGTTCCGCCGGTTCGTCACGATCAACTCCGACCTGTTCGAGGTCGGGGGATCCGCGCGCGACCCCGAGGCACTGCGCTTCATCATCGGTCACGAGGTGGGGCATATCGCCGCCGGTCACACCTCCTACCTGCGCTCCTTCCTGTCCCAGATCCTCGTCTACATCCCTGTGCTGGGCCAGGCCTTCAGCCGGGCCCAGGAGTACACGGCGGACAACCACGGCTTCGCCACCGCGCCCAAGGGGGCGGCCGCGACCATGGCGGTGCTCGCCGGCGGGAAGTACCTGGGCGCCCAGGTCAACGCCCATGCCCTGGCCGAGCGCGCCGTGCGGGAGAAGGGCCTGTGGGTGCACCTGGCGGCCTGGGGGGCGTCCCACCCCTTGCTGACCTGGCGCATGCACGCCCTGCGCGATCGCAGCGCGCCCGGGCGGCTCATGATCCGTCCGCGGGACACGGCCGCATGGTTCCCGCCCTTCCAGCCCTCAGGCCACGAGCTCTCCGCCATCTGGCCCACCCCTGCCCAGGTCCTGGCTCATATGGACGCCTGCCGCCCGCAGGTCCAGGCCGAGGAGCAGTTCGGCCGCTACCCGGGGGTGGAGTACTCCACGCCGCGCGACACCCTGCGCTGGGCCAGTCCGGTGCCGGTTCCCCGGGGGCCGGCCGCCCTGGCATCGCCGGCGGCCAGCGAGCCCACATCCACCACGGGCTATGGCTACACCCCCGGAGGGCACATGGTCTCCTTCAGCCAGTCCGGCGCGACCCCGACCGGCGGGACCACCCCTCCATCCGGCCTGCGCCAGCACGGCGAGCCCTCGAGCCCGAGCAGGGCCGAGCAGCCGGCACCGTCCCCGGACTGCGCGCCCCAGGCCGCAGATCAGGCCGCCGATCAGGCCGACCCTGCCGCCCCGGCGCCACCGGCCCAGGACGGCGAGCAGGAGGGCCGGCAGGGCTGAGAGCCCCTGCCGCTGGCCCGGCCCCGCGCGTCGTGGGGCCGGGCCAGCGCCTGTCAGGAGTAGCGCATGACGCTGCGCGCGGCCAGGGTCAGCTGCTGGAGGTGCCCGCGCAGGTCGGAGGCCCCGGCGGCGATGTCCACGCTCTGGCAGCGGGCGGCGGCCTCGTCGAGCTCGGCCAGGCGCTCCCCCACCGACTCCACCACGCCGGAGGCGGCCAGGGAGAGCTCGGCGGCGGCGGCCGGCAGGCTGGGGTCGCTGGAGGCGGGCGAGCCCGTCCACAGCATGAGGAGCTGGCGGGGAATGGTCATCATCCGGCTGGCCTCACCGATGTACTCCACCGCCTGGCCGGCCAGGCTCCTGTGCTCCTGGGCCTGGCGCTCCATCTCGACCAGCCCCGCGGTGAGGGTCTCGATGAGGTCGGGGATGGCCTCGGCCGAGTACCGGGAGTCGCCCACGCCGTCGATGAGCTCGACGGTGAACAGGGCGGTGATGGTCGTGTGCAGGCGGGCCAGGGCGATGCGGAAGCGGGTGCGCGCACCATTGGTGTCCAGCTGGGCGAGGGTCTCGACCAGTCGCGAGACCAGGGGCCTGACCAGGCCCTGCATCTGCGTCCACAGGTTGAGCAGCTCAGCCAGGGGCCGGACGCGGGGGTCGGACTGATCCAGGGCGGCGATGCGCTCGGGGCTCAGGCGCGGGTCCTCCAGGGTCTCGGTCAGGCCCCGCACCGCGGCCCTCAACGAGGCCGACAGGGCGGCCAGCTCGTCCTGGCTGGCCAGCCAGCTGTCGAGGCCCGCGGCGATGGCGGTCACGGCGTCGAGCATGGTGCGCAGGTCGCCTGTGGCCCCCGGGCGCTGGGGCAGGCCGGCGGAGAGCTCCTCGCGGCGGGCGACCTCGGCCGGCAGGGCCGCGTTCTGGAACTCCTCATAGGAGGACAGCCCGGCGTCGGCCAGCATCTGGGCGATCCGCTCCAGCCCCTTGAGGGCGGCGTCACGGCGGGTGTCCCCCAGGGCCAGGGCGGTGTCCTCCACGGCGCGAGCGTCCCGGTAGATCGCGCAGGCGGTGTCGAACAGCTCGGTGCACACCGGGCGGGTCCTCACCGAGAGGTAGCCGCCATCGGACAGGGGGGTGACGGTGGCGAAGACGTCGTACTCGCTGCCATCGGCCGCGAGGTTGCGGACGTAGGCGGCGAAGGGACTGCCGGCCTGCAGGGTGTCCCACATGGCCTTGAAGGCTCCCCCCGGCATCTCGGGGTGACGGATGATGTTGTGGGGTGCACCGGAGAGCTCGTCGCGCCCGTAGCGGGAGAGCTCGATGAACACGTTGTTCGAGTGGCGGATGACGCCGCGGGCATCCGTGGTGGAGAAGAACAGCTGATCGACTCCCACCTCATGGGTGGCTCCGGTGACCTTCACAGTGGGCATGAGTCAGTGCTCCTTGAGCGGTGGGAACGATGGCCATCAAAACGGGTCCACCCTGGAATGCTCCCCCGGAGCGTCCCAGGGTGGCCGCAGATGGTCTCAGAAGGGTAACAGTCCGCCCCTGGCCTTGTCGGCCGTCCCTGAGGGGGCCCCAGGTGGCGCAGCATGAGCCGACGACGCCGATCGGGCCGGGCTTCTGCGGAGGGATTCCCGGGATTCCGGGCCTCAGGCCTCCTCGGCAGACCGTGGAGGCCCGGTGAGCGGGATCGGAATCCGACATCCCATGTCATGTTCGTGACACCCACGACTCTCCATGGGCAAACCGACAGCGAATTCCCAGGATGCTTACAGAGCTGTTGAAGACCTCCCACAGGAGCGGGGGGTTATATAGATGTCACCGCCGGACGGAACCGGTCGAGAGGGTTGGGGAGCTCGATGACCGATCGGATCTCCGAGACACGGCCTGGGTCTATTGGGAGCCCAGACCTGTCGCTCTGGCGAAGGAGGAAGGCCTCCCCGGATCAAGGGAATCCGGGTTGAGGGCCTCCTCAGCGACAAGGGCCCGCGGGCCCCGGGGAGACACCCGGGCCCGCGGGTCACGTCATTGTCCGAGGCGAATCCGCATAGCGGGCCGGCGGAGTCGCCGGGCTGGGGCGGGTCGCGGAGCCGCGGGCCTCCACGGGGCCTCTACGCCTAGCCTCTATGCCCGGCCTCTATGCCTGAGGGCCTCTACGGCTGCCTGCCCGCCCGCCGCCCCAGGCCCGCCTCCACGGCGGGCAGGAGCCGGACGTAGACGACCATGAGCACGAGCTCCACCAGGGTCTGGGTGACCACGACGATCGGGGCCAGCCCCAGGTCGGCGGGAAGCGCCAGGGCCAGGGGCAGGACCACCAGGGAGTTGCGCGTGGTGCCGGAGAAGGCCAGGGCCAGGCGGGAGCGGGCATCCTGGCCCGCCATGCGCCCAAGGACCCGCCCCACAACCGGCATGACCAGGCCGAAGAGCACGAAGACCGGCACCACCCGCACCAACTGGCCCAGGTGGCTGGAGACGGTGGCGATCTGGGAGGCGACCACCACGATGAGGGTCGCCATCATGAGGGGGACCATGAGCGCCGTCGCCCCGCGCTCCACGCGCTGGGCGACGGGGGCCATCGCGCCCCGGGCCGCCCAGTGGGTCAAGGCGGCCAGGCCCAGGGGCAGGGCGATGATGACCAGGCCCTGCGCCAGGGGCCGCCAGTCGATGGGGGCGCTGGGCCCAAGAAGCGCGATCCAGACCGGCAGCAGCAGCATCTGGATGAGCATGAGCGCCGGCGATGCCGCCAGGGTCTTCTCCCAGGCGCCTCCCGCCAGGCGGGTGAAGACCACGACGTAGTCCACGCACGGCGCCAGCAGGACCAGCAGCGCACCCACCAGGAGGGCGGGGTGGTCCGCGATCATCCGGGTCAGTCCGGCCACCAGCACGGGGGCCGCCAGGAAGTTCACGGCCAGGATGGCGGCCATGAAGCGGAGGTCTGCGAAGGCGGCCCGCAGGCGCGCCAGCGGCACGCCCAGGAAGGTGGCGTAGAGCAGCGCGATGAGCACCGGGGTGATCGCGGCCTCCAGATCGGCCGGCGAGCTCGCCCCCAGCAGCGCCCCCAGCCCCAGGGAGCCCAGGTAGAGCGGCACCTGGTGGCGCTCCATCCAGTCAACCGCGCCATCGATGCTCACCGGGCAACGGTAGCGCCCCACCGGGGCCGCCGGCAGCATTCGCCGCCGGGAGCCTGACGGCGCCCGGC
This genomic interval carries:
- a CDS encoding M18 family aminopeptidase, with translation MTHSAMTPAAPSAPAPRAVLHDPDAYTASLIEFVIASPSSYHAAAHGAERLSAAGLTQVHETQAWDESLPRRGWVVRDGALAAWILPETLGPAAGMRIVGAHTDSPALKLKPAAAITRAGWQLINAEVYGGPLLNSFLDRELGLAGRLTTRDGATHLVRTGPIARVAQVAPHLDRSVNDGLRLDRQSALLPLWSLEAQDSAPDAVEHYLCQVAGIDPADLAGHDILTFPTEAPARFGRDGEFLASARLDNLSSVHAALVALEAIAAGPGPQDPAVMVAFDHEEVGSATRSGAAGPFLESILRRLAGAMGLRGDGVEALIARSWCISADAGHSVHPGQPHLHDPAVQPLINAGPLLKINAQQRYATDAVGAALWERACRAAGVPHQDFVSNNTVPCGSTIGPITATRLGITTVDVGQPLLAMHSLREMAGVSDGPWLAQALAAYWQGA
- a CDS encoding oxidoreductase, which codes for MSTPWILQPMTMRGITARNRLWLPPMCMYCVEAADGVPTDWHAVHYATRAQGGFGTIIVEATAVTPEGRLSPMDLGLWEDAQVEGHRRLVEAIRAGGSIPGIQLGHGGRKSGTPPMRPRVPGARQGTLEGWELWAPSPVAFPGHAVPTELDVAGIDRLVEAFAAAARRAVEAGYEVIELHGAHGYLIHEFLSPLSNRRGDGYGGDAQGRRRFPLRVVEAVREAIGEGTVLDIRLSATDWDEAGLSGQETAEFAQELVGAGVDVLHISSGGNVPADIPVGPGYQLGLAAQVRQAVAGGAQVVGVGLIEDASQAEQALATGQADAIAVGRAALRDPYLPLRWAADLGAKAWDEAPWPIQYWRATWR
- a CDS encoding HAD-IA family hydrolase; protein product: MSDDQPIVPASASPIRAVLLDADGVLQIIGTPWVEALSQVGGEAFAHALLNGEEDAQTGRESLMALLERMVERFEVATPAQEILSLWHRAEPDPLAWQVARDLRAADYITVLATNQQPERRDWMRGVVGYDGLCDMSAYSCELGVAKPDPAYFLRVLELAGVRADEALFVDDNAANVSTARDLGIRTVHHPADAGGELLRKEIIEALA
- a CDS encoding M48 family metallopeptidase produces the protein MSDSPPASPPPAGPPAPPPGPQPQAVAPAPANPYGGPAGGPAPQQAPAALLRPTALNGATTHGVWGIRPLRHPKEIPMLIVAAVLAALIYLTWIVLLVWLSQGPAVEPGTMPAKIHELVTGTTGMELLAILPVLPFFVWVGRAMLYARARANAVQMSPTQFPEGYRMVVEAAQSFGLRRVPDAYVALGNGSINAFASGHGFRRFVTINSDLFEVGGSARDPEALRFIIGHEVGHIAAGHTSYLRSFLSQILVYIPVLGQAFSRAQEYTADNHGFATAPKGAAATMAVLAGGKYLGAQVNAHALAERAVREKGLWVHLAAWGASHPLLTWRMHALRDRSAPGRLMIRPRDTAAWFPPFQPSGHELSAIWPTPAQVLAHMDACRPQVQAEEQFGRYPGVEYSTPRDTLRWASPVPVPRGPAALASPAASEPTSTTGYGYTPGGHMVSFSQSGATPTGGTTPPSGLRQHGEPSSPSRAEQPAPSPDCAPQAADQAADQADPAAPAPPAQDGEQEGRQG
- a CDS encoding arsenic resistance protein; protein product: MSIDGAVDWMERHQVPLYLGSLGLGALLGASSPADLEAAITPVLIALLYATFLGVPLARLRAAFADLRFMAAILAVNFLAAPVLVAGLTRMIADHPALLVGALLVLLAPCVDYVVVFTRLAGGAWEKTLAASPALMLIQMLLLPVWIALLGPSAPIDWRPLAQGLVIIALPLGLAALTHWAARGAMAPVAQRVERGATALMVPLMMATLIVVVASQIATVSSHLGQLVRVVPVFVLFGLVMPVVGRVLGRMAGQDARSRLALAFSGTTRNSLVVLPLALALPADLGLAPIVVVTQTLVELVLMVVYVRLLPAVEAGLGRRAGRQP
- a CDS encoding YchJ family protein, coding for MARPDGARRPQDSPVRAAGAQPAAPCPCGSPCAYRTCCEPIHDGAPAPSAEALMRSRYSAFVLGDEDHLFRSWHPRTRPPGPYCHPGTQWLGLRIESTAGGGPGDEEGEVSFTARYRTGDGRGGVVEDELVERSRFVRRGGRWVYLEALDHSGV
- a CDS encoding GtrA family protein → MASTTAQVSSLDPRLPESPDRQAAPASRLAPARFHRLIHAIHRVLPGPLRRRVPVTFVGYAIINGSAFLLDIAFLWFFYEKLHWLYPVAVTVGYAIAGLYSLLLNRWLNFQAHGHLVAQGSRYAVGLVAQYVIFILGLSTFLHWMGMNAELARFLSACCEGVFLYVLLKIWVFRGTPEPSTASPASR
- a CDS encoding aminoacyl-tRNA hydrolase, giving the protein MQIAVRYDKVHPARRVDVAEAAARAVVQLLASPQAAPGGPWHEAVDHWRAGRIRKIVRRARGKRWEEVQELDGVTVIQDGPRGWGQAAARALVPGPVRPLPAALAKTQVEGTHFPDGAEPPPSPARARGPQGEASGFELGAESMSAGALVTVEVTPLHEMTSGKLVAQCAHAAQLAWEHPDMPEQLRGQWADRGCRVRVVHPERRQWEEVRRPVEVTDAGFTEFGGPTRTTRACWSFAPIIAPR
- a CDS encoding IS481 family transposase, which produces MVHANSPLTPEGRRRLAVLVVEEGWPLRRVAERLQVSPATVKRWADRYRAGEALIDRSSRPSTSPGRLPSKTERRIIAMRFTRRWGEHRIAYHLNLHRSTVGRVLSRYRMPLLAHIDQATGLPVRRPAPARYEKKRPGQLVHLDIKKLGRIPQGGGWRAHGRGSAADKSSGRARDRAARKGASPSRGYRYLHHAVDDYSRVAYCEILDDERKETVTAFWRRASAFFADLGVGVSAVMTDNGACYRSAAFNQLLQDTGIKHRYTRPYRPQTNGKVERFNRTLATEWAYARPYTNEAERAAAYNDWLHHYNHHRPHTGIGGQTPSQRVHNLTGKYI
- a CDS encoding PAS domain-containing protein, which translates into the protein MPTVKVTGATHEVGVDQLFFSTTDARGVIRHSNNVFIELSRYGRDELSGAPHNIIRHPEMPGGAFKAMWDTLQAGSPFAAYVRNLAADGSEYDVFATVTPLSDGGYLSVRTRPVCTELFDTACAIYRDARAVEDTALALGDTRRDAALKGLERIAQMLADAGLSSYEEFQNAALPAEVARREELSAGLPQRPGATGDLRTMLDAVTAIAAGLDSWLASQDELAALSASLRAAVRGLTETLEDPRLSPERIAALDQSDPRVRPLAELLNLWTQMQGLVRPLVSRLVETLAQLDTNGARTRFRIALARLHTTITALFTVELIDGVGDSRYSAEAIPDLIETLTAGLVEMERQAQEHRSLAGQAVEYIGEASRMMTIPRQLLMLWTGSPASSDPSLPAAAAELSLAASGVVESVGERLAELDEAAARCQSVDIAAGASDLRGHLQQLTLAARSVMRYS